The sequence CGCTGCGCGAGATCGTCACGGTGGTGCGGTCGTTCGGCCGCTTCCGGCCGCTGCGCATCGAGCTCTCCGACGGCCACCGGATCGCGATCGACAGCCTGGTGTTCTCGAACATCCCGCAGATGGCCAAGGTGCTGAAGCTCAGTGCCAACGGCGACCCGGCGGACGGGCTGTTCGAGGTCACCCTGACCCCGCACGAACCGCGCTGGAAGGTGGTCACCAAGGCGGCCCGCGCCGCTACCACCGGTCTCGGCGATCAGCCGGCCGTGACCGAGTACGGCTTCACCGCGGTGAAGGCGGCGCCTCTACAGATCGACGGCGAGGTGCTGGACGTGGAGGCCGGCGACCGGGTGCACGTCGAGATCGTCCCCGGCGCCCTGGCCACCCTGCGGTAAGCCGCCTGAGGGCAGGCCGTCCCAGCCGGAGCCGGACGCCGAGGACCGGGCAGACCCGGCTCGAGCCGGGTCTGCCGCGGGTTCTACCGGGGGTCCCCGCCGGGCGGGCCCCCCTGGGTGCGGTTCAGCACCGCACGGGCCAAACCGTAGGCGCCGGTGGACATGGCGATGACGATGCCGCTCAGGGGAATGGCATCGGCCCCGACCAGGGCGATCCCGGCCACCGCGACCGCCAGCAGAAGCAGCTGGAACAGGTGCGTCCGGGTGATCACCCACTTGCCGATCGGATAGACCACCGGCCTCGCCAGACCTGCCTCAGGAGTGAGGTCTTCGTGGATCTCCTGTTCCGGTGAAGATGGGCCGCCCGCGTCGGCCTCGTGCCCTCCTGCGTGCAGAGGGGAGTGGTTCGTCATGGTGATGACGATCCTTTCAACTCGAATAGTCAGGAACGGAGTGCCTCGCCCAGCCGGAATGCCACGGGGATAGTCATTCCGGCTGGGCGAGGGCCTTGCTCGGTTCTCAGGTCAAAAAGACGACCTCGTGGACCACACCGTCTTCCTCGATGAGGACCCTGGCGCCACGTCTCTGAGCATCGGACAGGAACTTCAGCGCACCGATGGCTCGTCGCATGACTTCTGTTGCTGTGCTGTCTGTTTCGGCAATCAGATCTTCCAGGGCCTCGGTGGTCTCGGTGTTCAGGTTCACGGACAGCCGAACCAGGCGTTCGTCCGTCCGTTCCGGCGATCCAGATGCCTTTCTGTCCCGCGTCACTCACCCTCCTGCGCGCAGCAGGCCAACTCGATTCCCTCCACCCGTCCCGACGGCCGGGAACTTACGAGATGTGAAATGGATGTGCAATCCGTGCACTTCAGATACGCACATGCCTGGTGAGGGTTTGGAATCGCCTGCGGTGAAAGTGTTTCGAGTGAATCAGAGTCACATTTCTGAAATCCGAATCCGTCTCGTGGTTTCCTCCCGTCCCGTCTACCTCGTGAGTACGATCTCGCACCGACAGAATTCGACGGGCGCTCTGCCCGGCTGAGTTCGGATGCCCTCCGGATCGGCGGAGCACCGTGATCTCGGGGTTTTCCCTCCCGGTGATGCGTTGGCGGATGCATTGCCGGTGCCATCCGTCGGCCGTCGGATGCCGGTGCCTACAGCAGGTTTCAACGGGCCGGGTGCTCCAGGTGAGCCAGGGCGTCGATGATCCGCCGCTCCACGTCGTCCGGCCAGGGGAACGAGTGCATGACGGCCCGCTGGTGCGCCAGGCCGTGCAGGCCCAGCCACAGGGTGACGGTGTCGGCCGTCGGGTCGGTGCTGCGGGCCTGACCGGCGGCCACGCACTCGGTCAGGCACCGGCCCAGGACGCGCATCGTGCCGTCGCCCAGGCCGTGCAGGTCGGCCTCGGTCACGGAATCCCGTTCCGGAGTGGGATTCCAGAGGCCGCCGAACATCGTGCGGTAGCGCCCGGGCCGGGTGCGGGCGAATTCGAGATAGGCGTGGCACACGGCCCGTAGCCGCTGCGCGGGATCGTCGCCGGCCGCCGCGGCGCGCAGTCGCGCGTCCAGCTCGGCGAAG is a genomic window of Kineosporia corallincola containing:
- a CDS encoding TetR/AcrR family transcriptional regulator, which codes for MRSRNRRGQGSRLRDEIVVAAQELLDETGDEHAVTLRSVARRVGIAAPSIYPHFPDQPAIMLAVLRNAFAELDARLRAAAAGDDPAQRLRAVCHAYLEFARTRPGRYRTMFGGLWNPTPERDSVTEADLHGLGDGTMRVLGRCLTECVAAGQARSTDPTADTVTLWLGLHGLAHQRAVMHSFPWPDDVERRIIDALAHLEHPAR